Proteins from one Gibbsiella quercinecans genomic window:
- the fhuA gene encoding ferrichrome porin FhuA, which yields MPNKRLVLAHARKGKNGLRGVALAVAAAVAGPAFAAQSTVDNSETLTVVGSDASQESAWGPVGTYVARHSATGTKTDTPLEKTPQSVSVVTREEIEMHQPVSVKEVLGYTPGVMVGTRGSSNSYDALSIRGFTEVNTNQYLNGLKLQGDNYSEAKIDPYMLERVEVLRGPVSVLYGKSNPGGVVSLVSKQPTTETLREVQFQMGTDNLFSTGFDFGGALDDSGVYSYRLTGLASSADSQQEMAKEKRYAIAPAFSWRPDDKTTLTFLSYFQNEPDAGFYGWLPRQGTVVPYTDAEGNQHKLPTNFNEGEASNKLARKQKMVGYSAEHQFDDVWTVRQNLRYMQIDSDYKAVYGNGYSAPATLNRAYAQSQEKLNSFTVDTQAQAKFRYGDVDHTLLLGVDYMRMRNDINAYYGTASSLNMLAPDYGNPNIVLTFPYKILNRQEQTGLYVQDQAEWNHWVLTLGGRYDWATTSVYNRSTLSTVEKNDAQFTWRGGLNYLFDNGISPYFSYSESFLPTPGTDALQQPFDASRAKQYEAGVKYIPQNRPITLTAALYQLTKTKNLTADPDPDHSGFNVQSGEIRARGVELEAKAALNANINLTASYTYTNAEYTHDNTYQGNTPEQVPTHMASLWTDYTFNETALSGLTVGGGVRYVGSSQGDTANSFKVASYSVVDATVKYDLARFGLAGSSVGLNVKNLLDREYVASCYADYACYWGSDRQVVATATFRF from the coding sequence ATGCCGAACAAACGCCTGGTTTTAGCGCATGCCCGCAAAGGGAAAAATGGTTTGCGGGGCGTAGCGTTAGCTGTCGCTGCTGCGGTTGCCGGCCCTGCCTTTGCGGCGCAGAGCACCGTGGACAATAGCGAAACGCTTACGGTTGTCGGCAGCGACGCGTCGCAGGAGAGCGCCTGGGGGCCGGTAGGCACCTATGTCGCCAGGCATAGTGCCACCGGGACGAAAACCGATACGCCGTTGGAAAAAACGCCGCAGTCGGTTTCCGTGGTGACGCGTGAAGAAATAGAGATGCACCAGCCGGTTTCGGTGAAAGAGGTGCTGGGTTATACGCCGGGGGTGATGGTGGGCACGCGCGGCAGCTCCAATTCCTATGATGCGCTATCGATCCGCGGCTTCACGGAAGTTAACACCAACCAGTACCTGAATGGCCTCAAGCTGCAGGGGGATAACTACTCTGAAGCGAAAATCGACCCCTACATGCTGGAGCGCGTAGAGGTGCTGCGCGGCCCTGTTTCGGTGCTGTACGGCAAAAGCAATCCTGGCGGGGTGGTTTCCCTGGTCAGCAAGCAGCCGACCACCGAAACCCTGCGTGAAGTGCAGTTCCAGATGGGCACCGACAATCTATTCTCCACCGGCTTTGACTTCGGCGGGGCGCTGGATGACAGCGGGGTATACTCCTATCGCCTGACCGGGTTGGCCAGCAGCGCCGACAGCCAGCAGGAAATGGCGAAGGAAAAACGCTATGCCATCGCACCGGCCTTTAGCTGGCGGCCGGATGATAAAACCACCTTGACCTTCCTGAGCTATTTCCAGAATGAGCCCGACGCCGGCTTCTACGGCTGGCTGCCGCGGCAGGGCACCGTGGTGCCCTATACCGATGCTGAAGGCAACCAGCACAAGTTGCCGACCAATTTCAACGAAGGCGAGGCCAGCAATAAGTTGGCGCGTAAGCAGAAAATGGTGGGCTACAGCGCCGAGCACCAGTTTGACGATGTTTGGACGGTGCGCCAGAACCTGCGTTATATGCAAATCGACAGCGATTATAAAGCGGTGTACGGCAACGGCTACAGCGCGCCCGCCACGCTGAACCGCGCCTATGCCCAATCGCAGGAAAAGTTGAACAGTTTTACCGTGGATACCCAGGCCCAGGCGAAGTTCCGTTACGGCGACGTTGACCATACCCTGTTGCTGGGGGTGGATTACATGCGCATGCGTAACGACATCAATGCCTATTACGGCACCGCCAGCAGCCTCAACATGCTGGCGCCTGACTATGGCAACCCGAACATCGTGCTGACCTTCCCGTATAAAATACTTAACCGGCAGGAACAAACCGGCCTGTATGTGCAGGATCAGGCCGAGTGGAACCATTGGGTGCTGACGCTCGGCGGCCGCTACGATTGGGCGACCACCTCGGTATATAATCGCTCTACACTGAGTACGGTAGAAAAAAATGATGCGCAGTTCACCTGGCGTGGCGGGCTGAACTATTTGTTTGATAACGGCATTTCACCGTACTTCAGCTACAGTGAATCTTTCCTGCCGACGCCGGGCACTGATGCGTTACAGCAACCTTTTGATGCCTCCCGGGCCAAACAGTACGAAGCCGGAGTGAAGTATATCCCGCAAAATCGCCCCATTACGCTGACGGCGGCGCTTTACCAACTGACCAAAACCAAAAATCTGACGGCGGATCCGGATCCAGATCATAGCGGCTTTAACGTACAAAGCGGCGAGATACGCGCGCGCGGGGTCGAGCTGGAAGCCAAAGCCGCCCTGAACGCCAATATCAATTTGACCGCGTCCTATACCTATACCAACGCCGAGTATACCCACGACAACACCTACCAAGGCAACACCCCGGAGCAGGTACCGACCCATATGGCATCGCTCTGGACGGATTACACCTTCAACGAAACGGCGCTTAGCGGCCTGACCGTCGGCGGCGGTGTGCGCTATGTCGGCAGCTCGCAAGGCGATACCGCCAACAGTTTCAAGGTGGCCAGCTACAGTGTGGTTGACGCCACCGTTAAATACGATCTGGCGCGTTTCGGGTTGGCTGGCTCTTCCGTTGGCCTTAATGTGAAAAACCTGCTCGATCGTGAATATGTCGCCAGTTGCTACGCTGATTATGCTTGCTACTGGGGCAGCGATCGCCAGGTGGTAGCTACCGCAACCTTCCGTTTCTAA
- the fhuC gene encoding Fe3+-hydroxamate ABC transporter ATP-binding protein FhuC codes for MQDTHHHEARFSLAGVSFAVAGRVLLQPLSLAFPPGQVSGLIGHNGSGKSTLLKILGRHQPPSSGQVLLNDQPLAQWGNKAFARHVAYLPQQLPAAEGMTVRELVAVGRYPWHGALGRFGAGDHQRVEEAIDLVGLTLFANRLVDSLSGGERQRAWLAMLVAQDSRCLLLDEPTSALDIAHQVEVLALVQRLSHQRGLTVIAVLHDINMAARYCDLLVALRAGTMIAQGAPLELMRAPVLEQIYGIPMGTLPHPSGGAPVSFVY; via the coding sequence ATGCAGGATACACATCATCACGAAGCACGATTTTCACTGGCCGGGGTGAGCTTCGCCGTGGCGGGGCGCGTGCTGTTGCAGCCGCTGTCGCTGGCCTTTCCACCAGGCCAGGTCAGTGGATTGATCGGCCATAACGGCTCCGGCAAATCCACGCTGTTGAAAATTTTGGGCCGCCACCAGCCGCCCAGTAGCGGCCAGGTATTGCTCAATGACCAACCGCTGGCCCAGTGGGGCAACAAAGCCTTTGCGCGCCATGTGGCCTATTTGCCGCAGCAGTTGCCCGCCGCGGAAGGGATGACGGTGCGTGAACTGGTCGCGGTGGGGCGCTATCCGTGGCATGGCGCGCTGGGGCGTTTTGGCGCCGGCGATCACCAACGGGTCGAGGAAGCGATTGATCTGGTTGGTTTGACACTGTTTGCCAACCGCTTGGTGGATAGCCTATCCGGCGGCGAGCGCCAGCGCGCCTGGTTGGCGATGCTGGTGGCGCAAGACAGCCGCTGCCTGCTGCTGGATGAACCCACCTCGGCGCTGGATATCGCCCATCAGGTCGAGGTATTGGCCCTGGTGCAGCGCCTGAGCCATCAGCGCGGGCTGACGGTAATTGCCGTGTTGCACGATATCAATATGGCGGCGCGGTACTGCGATCTGCTGGTGGCGCTGCGTGCGGGCACGATGATCGCGCAAGGGGCGCCGCTGGAACTGATGCGTGCGCCAGTGCTTGAACAGATTTACGGCATCCCGATGGGGACGCTGCCGCACCCCAGCGGCGGGGCGCCGGTAAGCTTTGTATATTGA
- the fhuD gene encoding Fe(3+)-hydroxamate ABC transporter substrate-binding protein FhuD, with protein sequence MADYPQDPLRRRLLAALALSPLFYSLPGRSNSAPELARIVALEWLPVELLFALGVMPMAVADIPNYNRWVASPRLPAAVVNVGMRTEPNLELLQQLRPSLLLLSQGYGPAPQALRPIAPSMAFGFNDGSGKPLTVGMHSLRELAQRLGLEAKAEQHLAQFHAFVQGARQRLQAYTEQPLLLFSLLDTRHALIMGQNSLFQEVMDRLGIRNAWQGETNFWGTSVVGIERLAEVKQARAIYLDHHNPAMFTRVSATPLWQALPFVRQNQLRQAPAVWFYGATLSAMRFCRLLQQVQEHRQ encoded by the coding sequence ATGGCTGATTACCCACAAGACCCTCTGCGCCGCCGCCTGTTGGCGGCGTTGGCGCTGTCCCCACTGTTTTATTCCCTGCCGGGGCGGAGCAACTCTGCCCCGGAGCTGGCGCGCATTGTGGCGTTGGAATGGCTGCCGGTAGAGCTGCTGTTTGCGCTGGGCGTTATGCCGATGGCGGTGGCCGATATTCCCAACTACAACCGCTGGGTGGCATCGCCGCGCCTGCCGGCGGCGGTGGTAAACGTTGGTATGCGCACTGAGCCTAACCTGGAATTGTTGCAGCAGTTGCGCCCTTCGCTGTTGCTGCTTTCGCAAGGCTATGGCCCCGCGCCGCAGGCGCTGCGGCCGATCGCCCCGAGTATGGCGTTTGGCTTTAACGATGGCAGCGGCAAGCCGTTAACCGTTGGCATGCACTCATTGCGCGAGCTGGCGCAGCGCCTGGGGCTGGAAGCGAAAGCCGAGCAACATTTGGCGCAGTTCCATGCTTTTGTGCAAGGGGCGCGCCAACGGTTACAGGCCTATACCGAACAGCCGTTGCTGCTGTTCTCGCTGCTGGATACCCGCCATGCGCTGATCATGGGGCAAAACAGCCTGTTCCAGGAGGTGATGGACAGATTGGGGATCCGCAACGCCTGGCAAGGGGAAACCAACTTCTGGGGCACCTCCGTGGTGGGGATTGAACGCCTGGCCGAAGTGAAGCAGGCGCGTGCCATTTATCTCGATCACCATAATCCGGCGATGTTCACTCGCGTCAGCGCCACGCCGCTCTGGCAGGCATTGCCGTTCGTGCGGCAGAATCAGCTCCGGCAAGCGCCGGCGGTATGGTTTTACGGCGCCACGCTATCCGCCATGCGTTTTTGCCGCCTGCTGCAACAGGTGCAGGAGCACCGCCAATGA
- the fhuB gene encoding Fe(3+)-hydroxamate ABC transporter permease FhuB, which translates to MSSRLRLFPLAVLLLLLAVAAGLTVYNLRQQLPAPLWRQGFFTPNVDDIRQMLFHYSLLPRLCVSLLVGAGLGLAGVLFQQVLRNPLAEPATLGVSAGAQLGLTAATLWLLPGGEFTRQLAAMVGAVVVGVLVFGVAWGKRMSPVTLILAGLVLGLYCGAVNSLLALFNYDQLQGVFLWGTGALNQQDWSTVAFLLPRLLIALLLALLLLRPLTLLGLDDGVARNLGLGLNAARLGALALAIIFSAMLVNAVGVVGFIGLFAPLMAKMLGARRLLPRMLLTPLLGALLLWLTDQIMIWLTQVWREIPTGSATALIGAPLLLWLLPRLRTHALPAPMVLGDNVQPERRHLPLWCAGGAGLLLVTLALALTLGQNAAGWHWSLGAELEALLPWRWPRLAAALAAGMMLAVAGTLIQKLTGNPMASPEVLGVSSGAAFGVVVMLFMVPGDAFAWLLPAGSLGAAATLLLIMLAAGRGGFSTERMLLAGIALSTAFYAAMYLLLASGDPRLGGLLTWLSGSTYSVGTAQALRTLGGAAVLMVLAPLCRRWLVILPLGSSTARSLGLALAPARLAILLLAATLTAMATLTVGPLSFIGLMAPHMARMLGFRRAMPQMATAALLGGLLMVVADWCGRMMMFPYQIPTGLLATFIGAPYFVYLLRRR; encoded by the coding sequence ATGAGTTCACGCTTGCGTCTGTTTCCTTTGGCGGTGCTGTTGCTGCTGCTGGCCGTTGCGGCCGGCCTGACGGTTTACAACCTGAGGCAGCAACTGCCGGCGCCGCTGTGGCGGCAGGGGTTCTTTACGCCCAATGTTGATGACATCCGCCAGATGTTGTTCCACTACAGCCTGTTGCCGCGGCTTTGTGTTTCACTGCTGGTGGGGGCGGGATTGGGGCTGGCCGGCGTGCTGTTTCAGCAGGTATTGCGTAACCCGTTGGCGGAGCCGGCAACGCTGGGCGTTTCCGCCGGCGCCCAGCTTGGCCTGACGGCGGCAACGCTGTGGCTGTTGCCGGGCGGCGAGTTCACCCGGCAATTGGCGGCGATGGTCGGCGCAGTGGTGGTGGGCGTGCTGGTATTCGGTGTGGCCTGGGGCAAGCGTATGTCGCCGGTGACGCTGATTCTGGCCGGGCTGGTGCTGGGCCTGTATTGCGGCGCGGTAAACAGCCTGCTGGCGCTGTTTAATTACGATCAACTGCAAGGCGTATTCCTGTGGGGCACCGGCGCCCTGAACCAGCAGGATTGGTCGACGGTGGCGTTTCTGCTGCCGCGCTTGCTGATCGCACTGCTGCTGGCGTTGCTGCTGCTGCGTCCGTTAACGCTGCTTGGGCTGGACGACGGCGTGGCGCGCAATCTGGGGTTGGGGCTTAACGCCGCCCGTCTGGGCGCTCTGGCGCTGGCGATTATTTTCAGCGCCATGTTGGTGAATGCCGTCGGCGTGGTTGGCTTTATCGGCCTGTTTGCGCCGCTGATGGCGAAAATGCTCGGCGCGCGCCGTTTGCTGCCGCGCATGCTGCTGACGCCGCTGCTGGGTGCGCTGCTGCTGTGGCTGACCGATCAGATCATGATCTGGCTGACGCAGGTATGGCGCGAAATCCCGACCGGTTCCGCCACGGCGCTGATCGGCGCGCCGTTGCTGCTGTGGCTACTGCCGCGCTTGCGCACCCATGCGCTTCCTGCGCCAATGGTTCTGGGGGACAACGTGCAGCCAGAGCGGCGGCATCTGCCGCTGTGGTGCGCCGGGGGCGCGGGGTTGCTGCTGGTGACGCTGGCTTTGGCGTTAACGCTGGGGCAAAACGCCGCCGGCTGGCATTGGAGCCTGGGCGCCGAGCTGGAGGCGCTGTTGCCGTGGCGTTGGCCGCGCCTGGCGGCGGCGTTAGCGGCGGGCATGATGTTGGCGGTAGCAGGCACGTTGATCCAGAAGTTGACCGGCAACCCGATGGCCAGCCCGGAAGTGCTGGGCGTCAGTTCCGGCGCGGCGTTCGGCGTGGTCGTCATGCTGTTCATGGTGCCGGGCGATGCCTTTGCCTGGCTTTTGCCGGCCGGCAGCCTGGGGGCGGCGGCCACGTTGCTGCTCATTATGCTGGCCGCCGGCCGCGGCGGGTTTTCAACCGAGCGGATGTTGTTGGCCGGTATTGCGCTCAGCACGGCGTTTTACGCCGCCATGTATTTGCTGCTCGCCAGTGGCGATCCGCGTCTGGGCGGGTTGTTGACCTGGCTTTCCGGCTCGACTTATAGCGTGGGTACAGCGCAAGCGCTGCGCACGCTCGGGGGGGCCGCGGTGCTGATGGTGTTGGCGCCGCTGTGCCGCCGCTGGCTGGTGATTTTGCCATTGGGCAGCTCGACGGCGCGTTCATTGGGGCTGGCGTTGGCACCGGCCCGTCTGGCAATCCTGCTGCTGGCCGCAACGCTGACCGCGATGGCCACGCTGACCGTCGGGCCGTTAAGCTTTATCGGCCTGATGGCGCCGCATATGGCGCGAATGCTGGGTTTCCGCCGCGCGATGCCGCAAATGGCCACGGCCGCATTACTGGGGGGCCTGCTGATGGTGGTGGCAGATTGGTGCGGGCGGATGATGATGTTTCCATATCAGATCCCAACCGGGCTGCTGGCGACGTTTATCGGCGCGCCTTATTTTGTTTATCTGCTGCGCAGACGGTAG
- a CDS encoding helix-turn-helix domain-containing protein: MNTVYPLKTLNQLRPLLIGFRKANGLTQKEVSERLGVTQQTYARLESNPSSASIERLFKVFNVLGIEMVLSSSGPSSSTNKPMGKPDKQKESPARQEK, translated from the coding sequence ATGAATACTGTTTATCCGTTGAAAACCTTGAATCAGTTGCGTCCATTACTGATAGGCTTTCGCAAAGCTAACGGACTGACGCAAAAAGAGGTTTCTGAACGATTGGGCGTAACGCAGCAAACCTATGCCCGTTTGGAATCCAACCCCAGCAGCGCCAGTATTGAGCGCCTGTTTAAAGTGTTTAATGTGCTGGGGATTGAAATGGTGCTTTCCTCCTCCGGGCCATCGTCATCAACCAACAAGCCCATGGGAAAGCCAGATAAGCAGAAAGAATCACCGGCCAGACAGGAAAAATGA
- the metK gene encoding methionine adenosyltransferase, protein MAKHLFTSESVSEGHPDKIADQISDAVLDAILEQDPKARVACETYVKTGMVLVGGEITTSAWVDIEEITRNTVREIGYVHSDMGFDANSCAVLSAIGKQSPDINQGVDRTDPLEQGAGDQGLMFGYATNETDVLMPAPITYAHRLVQRQSEVRKNGTLPWLRPDAKSQVTFQYDDGKIVGIDAVVLSTQHAEDIAQKDLQEAVMEEIIKPILPAEWLNAGTKYHINPTGRFVIGGPMGDCGLTGRKIIVDTYGGMARHGGGAFSGKDPSKVDRSAAYAARYVAKNIVAAGLADRCEIQVSYAIGVAEPTSIMVETFGTEKVPTEQLTLLVREFFDLRPYGLIQMMNLLQPIYRETAAYGHFGREHFPWEATDKAAQLRDAAGLK, encoded by the coding sequence ATGGCTAAACACCTCTTCACGTCCGAATCCGTTTCTGAAGGACATCCTGACAAAATTGCTGACCAGATTTCCGATGCGGTTCTTGACGCGATCCTGGAGCAGGATCCTAAAGCGCGCGTGGCCTGCGAAACCTACGTCAAAACCGGTATGGTATTGGTCGGCGGTGAAATCACCACCAGCGCTTGGGTAGATATCGAAGAAATCACCCGCAACACCGTGCGTGAAATTGGCTATGTCCATTCAGATATGGGCTTCGACGCCAACTCCTGCGCCGTGCTGAGCGCCATCGGTAAGCAATCCCCGGATATCAACCAGGGCGTTGACCGCACCGATCCGCTGGAACAGGGCGCCGGCGATCAGGGCCTGATGTTCGGCTACGCCACGAACGAAACCGATGTGCTGATGCCAGCCCCCATCACTTACGCCCACCGTCTGGTGCAGCGCCAGTCTGAAGTGCGTAAAAACGGCACCCTGCCATGGCTGCGCCCAGATGCGAAAAGCCAGGTCACCTTCCAGTACGACGACGGCAAAATTGTCGGTATTGATGCCGTTGTGCTTTCAACCCAGCACGCGGAAGACATCGCGCAGAAAGATCTGCAAGAAGCGGTGATGGAAGAGATCATCAAACCGATCCTGCCTGCTGAATGGCTGAACGCCGGCACCAAATATCACATCAACCCGACCGGCCGTTTTGTCATCGGCGGCCCCATGGGCGACTGTGGCCTGACCGGCCGTAAAATCATCGTCGATACCTACGGCGGCATGGCTCGCCACGGCGGCGGCGCGTTCTCCGGTAAGGATCCCTCCAAAGTTGACCGCTCTGCGGCCTACGCGGCACGCTACGTAGCGAAAAACATCGTTGCTGCCGGCCTGGCAGACCGCTGTGAAATTCAGGTGTCCTACGCGATCGGCGTGGCGGAACCGACCTCCATCATGGTGGAAACCTTCGGGACGGAAAAAGTGCCGACCGAACAGCTGACGCTGCTGGTGCGTGAATTCTTCGATCTGCGCCCATACGGCCTGATCCAGATGATGAACCTGCTGCAACCTATCTACCGTGAAACGGCGGCCTATGGCCACTTTGGCCGTGAGCACTTCCCATGGGAAGCCACCGACAAAGCTGCGCAACTGCGCGACGCGGCGGGCTTGAAGTAA
- the speA gene encoding biosynthetic arginine decarboxylase: protein MRRVMSDDPLVHRPSAVGESLSLRSMQEVAMNDRNASKMLRTYNVAYWGNNYYDVNELGHISVCPDPDVPQARVDLAKLVKERQQDGQRLPALFCFPQILQHRLRSINGAFQRARESFGYEGGYFLVYPIKVNQHRRVIESLINSGEPLGLEAGSKAELMAVLAHAGMTRSVIVCNGYKDREYIRLALIGEKLGHKVYLVIEKMSEIKLVLEEAERLNVVPRLGVRARLASQGSGKWQSSGGEKSKFGLAAMQVLKLVETLREAGRLDSLQLLHFHLGSQLANIRDIATGVRESARFYVELHKLGVNIQCFDVGGGLGVDYEGTRSQSDCSVNYGLNEYANNVIWGIGDACNEHGLPHPTVITESGRAVTAHHTVLVSNVIGVERNEFSEPQPPMEDAPRALESMWETWLELNEPENRRSLREWLHDSQMDLHDVHTQYAHGMLDLSKRAWAEQIYLNICNKIQQQLDPSNRAHRPIIDELQERMADKFYVNFSLFQSMPDAWGIDQLFPVLPLEGLDKPPEGRAVLLDITCDSDGTIDHYVDGDGVATTMPMPPYDPENPPVLGFFMVGAYQEILGNMHNLFGDTASVDVYVFPDGTVESELSDEGDSVADMLQYVQLDPQVLLARFRDQVKETDLDSVLQQEFLEEFEAGLYGYTYLEDE from the coding sequence ATGAGGCGAGTTATGTCTGATGATCCGTTGGTTCACCGTCCGTCAGCGGTGGGTGAATCTCTATCTTTGCGCTCCATGCAGGAGGTTGCCATGAATGATCGTAACGCCAGCAAGATGCTGCGTACTTATAACGTCGCCTACTGGGGCAACAACTACTACGACGTCAACGAACTGGGGCACATCAGCGTTTGCCCGGATCCCGACGTTCCGCAGGCCCGTGTCGATCTGGCGAAGCTGGTGAAAGAACGCCAGCAAGACGGCCAGCGTTTGCCTGCGCTGTTCTGTTTCCCACAGATTTTGCAGCATCGCCTGCGTTCGATTAACGGGGCGTTTCAACGTGCGCGTGAATCATTCGGCTATGAGGGCGGCTACTTCCTGGTTTATCCGATCAAGGTCAACCAGCACCGCCGCGTGATTGAATCGCTGATTAACTCCGGTGAACCGTTAGGGCTGGAAGCGGGTTCCAAGGCGGAGCTGATGGCGGTGCTGGCGCATGCCGGTATGACCCGTTCGGTGATCGTCTGCAACGGTTATAAAGACCGTGAATATATTCGCCTGGCGCTGATCGGCGAGAAGCTGGGGCACAAAGTGTACCTGGTAATTGAAAAGATGTCGGAAATCAAGCTGGTGCTGGAAGAGGCCGAGCGGCTGAACGTGGTACCGCGCCTGGGCGTGCGTGCGCGTCTGGCGTCGCAGGGTTCCGGTAAATGGCAGTCGAGCGGCGGCGAAAAGTCCAAGTTTGGCCTGGCGGCGATGCAGGTGCTGAAACTGGTTGAAACCCTGCGCGAAGCGGGCCGCCTGGACAGCCTGCAACTGCTGCATTTCCACTTGGGTTCGCAGCTGGCCAACATTCGCGATATCGCCACCGGCGTGCGCGAGTCCGCCCGTTTTTATGTTGAGCTGCACAAGCTGGGCGTCAATATCCAATGCTTCGACGTTGGCGGCGGGCTGGGCGTCGATTATGAAGGCACCCGTTCGCAGTCTGATTGTTCAGTGAACTACGGCCTGAACGAATATGCCAATAACGTGATCTGGGGTATCGGCGACGCCTGTAACGAGCATGGCCTGCCGCACCCGACGGTAATCACCGAATCCGGCCGTGCCGTGACGGCGCACCATACGGTGCTGGTATCCAACGTTATTGGCGTTGAGCGTAATGAGTTCAGCGAACCGCAGCCGCCGATGGAAGATGCGCCGCGCGCCTTGGAAAGCATGTGGGAAACCTGGCTGGAATTGAACGAGCCGGAAAATCGCCGTTCGCTGCGTGAATGGCTGCATGACAGCCAGATGGATCTGCACGATGTGCACACCCAGTACGCGCATGGCATGCTCGATCTAAGCAAACGCGCCTGGGCGGAGCAGATCTACCTGAATATTTGCAACAAGATCCAGCAGCAGCTGGATCCGAGCAACCGCGCCCACCGGCCGATCATTGATGAGCTGCAGGAGCGGATGGCGGATAAATTCTACGTTAACTTCTCGCTGTTCCAGTCAATGCCGGATGCCTGGGGGATCGACCAACTGTTCCCGGTGCTGCCGCTGGAAGGGCTGGATAAGCCGCCGGAAGGCCGTGCCGTGCTGCTGGATATCACCTGTGACTCCGACGGTACTATCGATCACTACGTGGACGGCGACGGCGTGGCTACTACCATGCCGATGCCGCCGTACGATCCGGAAAACCCACCGGTGCTGGGGTTTTTTATGGTGGGCGCCTATCAGGAGATCCTCGGCAACATGCACAACCTGTTTGGTGACACTGCATCGGTCGATGTCTATGTGTTCCCGGACGGCACGGTGGAAAGCGAACTCTCCGACGAAGGGGACAGCGTTGCCGATATGCTGCAGTACGTTCAGCTTGATCCCCAGGTGCTGTTGGCGCGCTTCCGCGATCAGGTGAAAGAAACCGATCTGGACAGCGTGCTGCAACAGGAATTCCTGGAAGAGTTTGAAGCCGGCCTGTATGGCTATACTTATCTGGAAGATGAGTAA